AAAACTACCGCTCGACCGGAAAAATAGTGGCAATAGCCAACCGCGTCATAGCAGGCAATAACCGTCAGATTACCAAAAATATCTGGACAACCAACGACGAAGGACATAATATTCAGTTGCTGAGGGCTGCAAATGATACGGAAGAGGCCAGACTTGTGGTGGACAATATCTATATGGACAGACTGCGCCTCCATTTCAAAAACGAAGATTTCGCTATTCTATACCGCACCAATGTGCAATCGCGGGTTTTTGAAGAAGAACTCCGCCGGAAAGGGATTCCCAGCCGGGTATATGGGGGGGTGTCTTTTTACCAGAGAAAAGAGGTAAAAGACCTCATTGCCTATCTTCGTCTGACTGTAAATCCACAAGACGAAGAAGCGCTTCGCAGGATTATCAATTACCCTACCCGGGGGATTGGCAATACCACATTGACCAAGGTGAGTGCTTTGGCAAATCAGCATCAGGTTTCTATTTGGGCTGTTTTAGAAGAAATCCACCGCTACGAGTTGCCTAAAAATGCCAAAGATTCGCTGACTAATTTCGTCAAAATGATGCAGATTTTCTCTAATCAACAGGCAAAAAAGGATGCGCACGAATTGGCCAAATTCATTGGCGCTCAAACCGGACTCATCAAACAACTCAGCGAAGACAAAACTATTGAAGGCATCAGCCGGTATGAAAACCTGCAGGAACTCCTAAACAGTATTAAAGAGTTTGTAGATGAACAAAAAGCAAAACAAGGGCAGGAACCCGACATAGTTCACGATGCCTCTTTGGGGTCATACCTTCAGGGCGTTGCGCTGTTTACCGATTTGGACAAAGATGAAGATGAAAACGGGAAAGTCAAACTGATGACCATACACACTGCCAAGGGGCTTGAGTTTCCTTGCGTGTATATTGTCGGCATGGAAGAAGGGTTGTTCCCATCTTTGCCGGCTTTAAAAAGCGTAACCGAACTGGAAGAAGAACGAAGGTTGTTTTACGTGGCCATCACACGGGCCAAACACAAACTCCATTTGTCTTTGGCAGCCTGCCGTTACCGCTATGGCGAATTACAATATACCAACCCCAGCCGTTTTATAGATGAAATTGCATCTATCAATGTCGAGCAGGTTGGGGTTAAACCCAAAACCTCAGTTTTTGCAAAATCAGATGCTTACGGAAGTTTTAAAGAAAGCAATTCCTCGGTCAGCGATAATATCCGGCTGGCAAAACAACAGCAAAACAAACAACCGGCTTCAAAACTGAACATACCCGACAACTTTAAAGCCGACGATACTGCTAAACTCAAAGCCGGAGATGAAGTAATTCATCAGCGGTTTGGGATGGGCAAGGTGCTGAATGTGGAAGGCTACGGCGAAAAAAGAATGGCGGCTATCCGTTTTGAAGCCGAAGGAGAAAAGAAAATTGTCCTGAAATTTGCCCAACTGATGATTGTAAAAAAATAGAAAGGGAAATGACGGAGGCGTGTTAATTGCACGTTCAATTCAGGCATAAGACGTAAGTGGTGAGGCATAAGAGTTTGGAACTTTATTACCTTACTCAAAAGCAGGAATTTTCGAATATTGGATGGTTTTCCATGTTACCGACACCTGCCTGCATTAGTAAAAGTAAGGAGTCTGTAAAGTTTCGCAATGTACATCCGGTAAAAAAACAAGTATATTTGCAGGGATTTTACGTTCCGGCGTGCGCCGGAATCATTGGTTTTAAAAACAAGGCAATCGCGAAGCACTGAAACCTTATTATCTCATTAACCGGACGATTCATGATTGATTATAAGGTAATAAGGTTTGCGGAACGGCCTGTTCCCCTGTTGTTACTAAGGTAATAAGGTTTGCGGAAATCTTATGACTTACGCCTAACCAACCACTTAACCCAAAAACCTGTTTCGCAATTCATGCATTTTCACCTCATTTCAGAATTTCAGCCTACCGGCGACCAACCGGAAGCCATCCGTCAGTTGGTTGCCGGAATTAATAACGGCGAGCGCGCCCAAACCCTGTTGGGGGTTACCGGTTCGGGTAAGACCTATACCATGGCCAATGTCATTGCTCAGGTTCAGAAACCCACCCTCATTCTCAGCCACAACAAAACCTTAGTTGCTCAATTGTATGGCGAGTTTAAGCAGTTTTTCCCCGAAAACAAGGTGGAATTCTTTGTATCCTATTACGACTATTACCAACCCGAAGCCTACGTTGCCGTAACTGACACTTATATTGAAAAAGACCTGGCCATTAACGATGAAATTGAAAAACTCCGGTTGAGGACAACCTCCTCCCTCATGTCGGGGCGGCGCGATGTCATAGTCGTGGCTTCTGTTTCCTGTATCTATGGTATGGGAAACCCCGAAGAATATAAACGAAGCATTATCCATCTAACCGTTGGCCAAACCATCAGCCGCAATCAGTTTTTGTTTAAATTAGTGGACATTCTGTACAGCCGGACAGAAGCTGATTTTGAACGGGGAACGTTCAGGGTTCGCGGCGATTTGATTGAAATTTACCCCCCTTATTCCGAAACAGCTTTCAGAATCACTTTTTTGGGAGATACCATTGAGACAATTGACAATATCAAACCCGATAACGGCAAAAGGATAGGTGCTCAGGACGAGGTCATCATTTACCCGGCCAACCTCTACCTGATGCCCAAAGAACAATATGTTACCATTCTCAACGAAATTCAGGACGAACTACGGGAACATGAAGCATATTTTAATGCCGTAGGCAAACCCCTCGAAGCAGCAAGAATTAACGAGCGGGTAAATTTTGACCTCGAAATGATACGCGAACTCGGATATTGTTCGGGTATCGAAAATTACTCCCGTTTTTTTGACCGGCGCAAACCCGGACAACGACCGTTTTGCCTGTTAGACTATTTCCCCTCCGACTATCTGCTCATTGTTGATGAAAGCCATGTAACCATTCCGCAGATTTCAGGAATGTATGGCGGCGACCGCTCCCGAAAACTCAGTTTGATAGAATATGGATTCCGGCTACCATCGGCCATTGACAACCGCCCCCTTAATTTTCAGGAATTTCAAAGCCTGATTAACCAGGTCATCTATGTGTCGGCAACCCCTGCCGATTTTGAACTGGAACAATCGGAAGGCATCGTCGTTGAGCAAATCGTCAGGCCTACCGGTTTGTTGGACCCTCCGGTCGAAGTGCGGCCAAGCCTCAACCAGATTGACGATCTGCTCGGCGAAATCAACCAAAGAATAGCTGTAAAAGAGCGGGTACTTGTAACCACGCTCACTAAACGAATGGCGGAAGAACTCACCAAATACCTCACGAGGTTCAGCATTAAATGCCGTTATATTCACTCGGAAGTTGATACTTTAGACCGAGTAGAAATTATCCGCGACCTGCGTTTGGGAGAATTTGATGTGCTCATCGGTGTCAATCTCCTGCGGGAAGGCTTGGATTTGCCCGAAGTTTCTTTGGTGGCAATCCTCGATGCCGATAAAGAGGGCTTTTTGAGAAATGAACGCTCGTTAATTCAAACTTCGGGAAGAGCAGCAAGAAATGCAAACGGACTGGTCATTATGTATGCCGACAACATCACCAAATCCATGCAACGCGCGATTGATGAAACATACCGCAAACGCAGCAAACAAATTGCCTACAACGAAACCCACGGCATAGTTCCTACTACCGTATTTAAAAGCAAA
This is a stretch of genomic DNA from Sphingobacteriales bacterium. It encodes these proteins:
- a CDS encoding UvrD-helicase domain-containing protein, producing MQPNIFNRDTSGSGDFSYLTELNQIQREAVECINGPVMIIAGPGSGKTRVLTYRIAHLIRLGIHPRNILALTFTNKAAREMQERIRQIAGETAADKLWMGTFHSIFARILRIESAAIGYPVNFSVYDTEDSKNLIKTIVSELNLNPDNYKPNVVYNRISNAKNNLISPVSYAQSEEIRLADGASNLPRMPELYARYVLRCQQAGAMDFDDLLIKMYQLLYQHPEIAHKYQSRFKFLLVDEFQDTNSAQYAIIKKIAELHRSVCVVGDDAQSIYAFRGATIDNILNFERDYPEAQTFKLEQNYRSTGKIVAIANRVIAGNNRQITKNIWTTNDEGHNIQLLRAANDTEEARLVVDNIYMDRLRLHFKNEDFAILYRTNVQSRVFEEELRRKGIPSRVYGGVSFYQRKEVKDLIAYLRLTVNPQDEEALRRIINYPTRGIGNTTLTKVSALANQHQVSIWAVLEEIHRYELPKNAKDSLTNFVKMMQIFSNQQAKKDAHELAKFIGAQTGLIKQLSEDKTIEGISRYENLQELLNSIKEFVDEQKAKQGQEPDIVHDASLGSYLQGVALFTDLDKDEDENGKVKLMTIHTAKGLEFPCVYIVGMEEGLFPSLPALKSVTELEEERRLFYVAITRAKHKLHLSLAACRYRYGELQYTNPSRFIDEIASINVEQVGVKPKTSVFAKSDAYGSFKESNSSVSDNIRLAKQQQNKQPASKLNIPDNFKADDTAKLKAGDEVIHQRFGMGKVLNVEGYGEKRMAAIRFEAEGEKKIVLKFAQLMIVKK
- the uvrB gene encoding excinuclease ABC subunit UvrB, translated to MHFHLISEFQPTGDQPEAIRQLVAGINNGERAQTLLGVTGSGKTYTMANVIAQVQKPTLILSHNKTLVAQLYGEFKQFFPENKVEFFVSYYDYYQPEAYVAVTDTYIEKDLAINDEIEKLRLRTTSSLMSGRRDVIVVASVSCIYGMGNPEEYKRSIIHLTVGQTISRNQFLFKLVDILYSRTEADFERGTFRVRGDLIEIYPPYSETAFRITFLGDTIETIDNIKPDNGKRIGAQDEVIIYPANLYLMPKEQYVTILNEIQDELREHEAYFNAVGKPLEAARINERVNFDLEMIRELGYCSGIENYSRFFDRRKPGQRPFCLLDYFPSDYLLIVDESHVTIPQISGMYGGDRSRKLSLIEYGFRLPSAIDNRPLNFQEFQSLINQVIYVSATPADFELEQSEGIVVEQIVRPTGLLDPPVEVRPSLNQIDDLLGEINQRIAVKERVLVTTLTKRMAEELTKYLTRFSIKCRYIHSEVDTLDRVEIIRDLRLGEFDVLIGVNLLREGLDLPEVSLVAILDADKEGFLRNERSLIQTSGRAARNANGLVIMYADNITKSMQRAIDETYRKRSKQIAYNETHGIVPTTVFKSKEKILEQSSVLNSRTENKAYKEPEETANIAADPVVKLMNQSQIEKLIDQTRKKMQQAAKDLDFMEAARLRDEMFALQDLLKTQNG